A DNA window from Carassius gibelio isolate Cgi1373 ecotype wild population from Czech Republic chromosome A6, carGib1.2-hapl.c, whole genome shotgun sequence contains the following coding sequences:
- the LOC128015263 gene encoding activin receptor type-1B, translating to MDTQQILRLLFVLSGLTGACDALLCNCSTQPCEKDGYKCETTGACMASTSVIEGQEQHVRLCIKKEDLVPPGQPFYCLSAEGLMNTHCCYSDYCNSIDLRLPTVTHGAGSGQDWGPVELTAVVVGPVFVVCVLVLLGLFLFHHHQRAYGHRQRLEVEDPSTEHMFPAKDKNLQDFIYDLSTSGSGSGLPLFVQRTVARTIVLQEIIGKGRFGEVWRGKWRGGDVAVKIFSSREERSWFREAEIYQTIMLRHENILGFIAADNKDNGTWTQLWLVSDYHENGSLFDYLNRYSVSIEGMIKLALSAASGLAHLHMEILGTQGKPGIAHRDLKSKNILVKKNCTCAIADLGLAVRHESITDTIDIAPNQRVGTKRYMAPEVLEETINMHHFDSFKCADIYALGLVYWEIARRCNAGGIHEEYQLPYYDLVPSDPSIEEMRKVVCDQRLRPNIPNWWQSYEALRVMGKIMRECWYTNSAARLTALRIKKTLSQLSVDEDMKI from the exons CTCTGTTGTGTAACTGCAGCACACAACCGTGTGAGAAGGATGGGTATAAGTGCGAGACCACGGGGGCGTGCATGGCCTCCACCTCAGTCATTGAAGGACAGGAGCAGCATGTGCGGCTCTGCATCAAGAAAGAGGACCTGGTTCCTCCGGGACAGCCGTTCTACTGCCTCAGCGCCGAGGGACTGATGAACACACACTGTTGTTACTCTGATTACTGCAATAGCATCGACCTCAGATTACCAACCG TGACTCACGGAGCGGGCTCAGGGCAGGACTGGGGGCCGGTGGAGCTCACTGCTGTGGTGGTGGGGCcggtgtttgtggtgtgtgtgctgGTTCTGCTGGGTCTCTTCCTCTTCCATCATCACCAGCGAGCTTACGGTCACCGGCAGAGACTGGAGGTAGAGGATCCCAGCACTGAACACATGTTCCCGGCCAAGGACAAGAACTTACAGGACTTCATCTACGACCTCTCCACCTCAGGATCAGGGTCGG GTCTGCCGCTGTTCGTCCAGAGGACCGTGGCTCGTACCATAGTGCTGCAGGAGATCATCGGTAAAGGCCGCTTTGGGGAGGTGTGGAGGGGGAAGTGGAGAGGAGGAGACGTCGCGGTGAAGATCTTCTCCTCTCGTGAGGAGCGCTCCTGGTTTCGTGAAGCTGAGATCTACCAGACCATCATGCTCCGCCACGAGAACATCCTGGGCTTCATTGCAGCCGACAACAAAG ATAATGGCACATGGACTCAGTTGTGGTTGGTGTCAGACTATCATGAGAATGGATCCCTGTTCGACTATCTGAACCGATATTCAGTCAGCATCGAGGGCATGATCAAACTAGCGCTGTCGGCTGCTAGCGGCCTAGCGCATCTGCACATGGAGATACTGGGCACTCAGG GGAAGCCTGGCATCGCTCACCGTGACCTGAAGTCCAAGAACATCCTGGTGAAGAAAAACTGCACATGTGCCATCGCTGATCTGGGGCTGGCGGTTCGTCACGAGTCCATCACTGACACCATCGATATCGCCCCCAACCAGCGCGTCGGCACTAAGAG gtacATGGCACCTGAGGTTCTGGAAGAGACTATTAACATGCATCACTTCGACTCGTTTAAATGCGCAGACATCTACGCTCTGGGACTCGTGTACTGGGAAATCGCTCGCCGCTGCAATGCAGGAG GTATTCATGAAGAGTACCAGCTTCCCTACTATGACCTGGTGCCCTCTGACCCGTCCATAGAGGAGATGAGGAAAGTGGTGTGTGATCAGAGGTTACGACCCAACATCCCCAACTGGTGGCAGAGCTatgag GCGTTGCGTGTGATGGGGAAGATCATGCGGGAGTGCTGGTACACTAACAGTGCTGCGCGACTGACGGCTCTCCGCATCAAGAAAACCCTGTCTCAGCTCAGCGTGGACGAAGACATGAAAATCTGA